The genomic region AGGTCACCGACACCGGCCGCCTCATCATCAACTGGCACGGCGAGAAGATCGTCGACGTCGACCCGCGCACCGTCGCGGTCGACGGGCCGGTGTACGACCGTCCCGTCGCGTACCCCGCGTGGATCGACGCACTGCAGGCGGACTCGGCGGTCGTGCTCGCGCGACCGGAGGCATCCACCGACGAAGGTCGCGCGCAGCTGCGCGACCAGTTCCTCGCGCTCGTCGGCTCGCCCAACCTCGCCGACAAGAGCTGGATCACCAACCAGTACGACTACTACGTGGGCGGCAACACGGCCCTGGCCTTCCCTGACGACGGCGGGATGATCCGCGTCGACGAGCACAGCGGCCTCGGTTTCGCCATCGCCACCGACGCCAACGGACGCTACGGCCAGCTCGACCCGAAGCAGGCCGCGCGCCTCGCCCTCGCAGAGGCGTACCGCAACGTCGCCGTCACCGGTGCCGTGCCCGCCGCCGTCACCGACTGCCTCAACTTCGGCTCTCCGGAGAACCCCGAGGTGATGTGGCAGTTCAGCCAGGCCATCGAGGGCCTGTCGGATGCCTGCCTCGAGCTGGGCGTTCCCGTCACCGGCGGCAACGTGTCGTTCTACAACCAGACCGGCGACGTGCCCATCTTCCCGACCACCGTCGCGGGCGTGCTCGGCGTGATCGACGATGTCGCACGTCGCATCCCCTCCGGCTGGCAGGACGCGGGCGACAACATCTACCTGCTCGGCGTGACGCGCGAGGAGCTCGACGGCTCCGCATGGGCCGGCACCGTGCACGGCCACCTCGGCGGACGCCCGCCGGCGGTCGACCTCGACGGCGAGAAGCGGCTGGCCGAGCTCATCCAGGCCGGATCCATGGAGAGCCTCATCGCCTCCGCCCACGACCTCTCCGACGGGGGCCTCGCGCAGGCCCTGGCCGAGAGCGTTCTGCGCTTCGGCGTCGGTGCCCGGGTGTGGCTCACCGAGATCGTGGAGCGCGATGGCGTGGATGCCGCGACCGCGCTGTTCTCCGAGTCGACCGGCCGCGTGATCGTGTCGGTTCCCCGCGAAGACGACGTGAAGTTCCGCGGTCTGTGCGAGGGTCGCGACTACCCGGTGCTGCGCATCGGCGTGACCGACGCGGTCGTGGGCGAACAGCCCGTGCTCGAGGTGCAGGACATCTTCACCGTCGGCCTCGAGGAGCTGCGCGCGACGCACCAGGCCACGCTGGCCGAGCACTTCGGCCCGGTCGTCGGACAGTCGTCCGCGCAGGAGTACTACACGCCGGGCGAAGAGACGTACCGCGGCTGAGCGGCGAGCCGAATGAGCCGGCGCGACCTGCCACGGGCAGCGACCCGGGCGAGCGTTCTGACGACCGCAGACCGCGACAAATCGTGCACTAGGCTGTGCCTCTGAGCACGCGGGAGGACCATGTCGCAGACGATTCAGCGCGCGACCGAGCTCATCGAGTTCATCGCGGAGGCACCGCGCACGCTGGCTGACTGCGCAGCCCGATTCGACTCGCACCGCTCGACGGTCTTCCGACAGCTGCAGACGCTCCAGCAGGCCGGCTTCTTGCTGCACGGCTCCGACTCGCGCTACACGATCGGCCCGCGCATCATCTCGATCGCCCACGAGGCGCTCGACCACATCGACCTGCGGCGCGTCGCGCACGACGAGCTGCGCGCGCTGCACTCGCGCGTCGGCAACACCATCCATCTCGCTCAACTGCTGGAAGACAGCATCGTGTACATCGACAAGGTCGAGGACACCAACGGCGTGCGCATGTACTCGCGCATCGGCAAGCCCGTGCTGCCGCACTGCACCGGCGTGGGAAAGGTCATCCTCTCGCGGCTGCCCGTGCAGCGCCGCGACGAGGTACTCGCCGGCACCGACTGGAGCAGGCACACGCCGAGCACGCTCACGAGCCGGGCGGCGCTGGACAGTCAGCTCGAGGTGATCGCCGAGCGCGGCTGGGGCGTCGACGACGGCGAGTTCGAAGACTTCATGAACTGCATCGCCGCGCCCGTCTCCAACTCAACGGGAGACATCCTCGGAGCCATCTCGATCAGCTCGATCCGGGTCGTCAACGACCTCGACGCGCTGACCGCACACGTCGACGAACTGCTGGAGACCGCCGCGCGCATCTCGCGTCAGCTCGGCTGACCCGCCTGCACCCCGGCGCGGGAGCCGCCCACTCGCATCGCGGTGACCAGTGCGAGCAGCGTCAGAACCGTGCCGAACACGAAGACGGCGCTGTACGGTCCGCTGCCCGCCAGGCCGGCGAGCGAGGTGAACACGAGACCGGCGACGGCGACCGCGGATGCCCCGCCCACGGCATCCGCGATCGCCTGCGCCGAACTGTTGAAGCCCTGGGTCTCGCGCGTCGAGTATCCGAACATGAGCACCGTGAGCCGCGGCAGCGCCATGCCCATGCCGAGGCCGGCGAACGCCCACACCCCGAACAGCACGTACGGCGACAGCGCGAGAACGGCGACGAGCATGGTGGCTCCCACGCCGAACACGATCGAGAGCACGCCGAGCACCACCCAGCCGCGGTTGCGCATGCGGTGGCCGAGCTTGCCCTGCACCCACGACCCGCCCGACCAGGCGACGGCGCCTCCGGTGAGGGCGAGCCCGGCGACGGCGGGCGGCAGACCGTACCGGTCGATCAGCAGGTAGGGCACATAGACCTCGCTGGCGAGCTGCGCGCCCGAGATGAGGATGCGCGTGAGGATGACCGACGGCAGTCCGGCGACGCCACGCAGCGTGCCGCGCGGGAGCAGCGGCCGCAGCGCGATCGCCAGCACGGCGAGCCCGAGCACCAGCGTGACCCAGCGCCACGCCTGCGTGAACTCCGTGGCGAAGCCGAGCACGAGCACGGCGACCGCGGCGACGAGCGCCCAGACGACGCGCCACGGCTGCCACGAAACGTCGTCGTTGCGCTCGTCGGGGATGCCCGTGAGCACCCGTCTGATCATCAGCAGCCCCGCGACGGCCACGACGATGACGCCGAGGAAGATCCACCGCCAGCCCACCGTCTGCGCGACGACCCCCGCGAGGAAGGGCCCGATGAGCGACGGCAGCACCCACGCCGTCGAGAATCCGACGAAGACCATCGGCTGCAGCCGCGTCGGATACCACCTGGCCACGACCACGTACAGCGCCACGGTGAGCGCTCCGCCGCCGAGGCCTTGTACCAGCCTGCCGATGACGAGCACGATCATGCTCGGCGCGAGGCCGGCAATGGCGAGCCCGGCCACGAACAGCACGACGGCGGTCACGAGCACGGTCGACGGCCCTCGTCTGTCGCACCAGGAGCCGGCGACCACCATGCCCACCACGCTGATCGCGAGCGAGCCGGAGAACGCGAGCGTGTAGAGGGATGATCCGTTCAGCTCGCGCGCGATGACAGGCATCACGGTGGTCACCGCCATCGCCTCGAACGCCACGAAGAGCACGAGCGAGCTCATGCCGATGGTGATCCAGCGGTAGCGGCGACCGAGCACGCCCTGATCGGGCGCGGCATCCGTCGGCTCCGTCGAGTGCGTCGATTCCGTCCGCTCCGTCGGCTCCCCGGCGGGATCGCCCGGCTCGCGCGCTTCGGTCGCCCGGTCGTCTGCGTCGGGTGAAGGAACGGTCACGGGGTCCGACGCTACCCGGATTCCGCTCGTCGGCTCGTCATGCGCGTGCGTCGTCTCGTCGCACGGGGCATCCGTCGTCTCACTCACGCCTACGACGCTAAGACCTCAACTATGGTTGAGGTCAAGGAGGTGGCGGATGCCTCAGGTCACCGGCGGTGCACACCGCATGCTCACCGTGGGGGAGCTCTCGGAGCGCAGCGGCGTCGCCGCGTCGGCGCTGCACTTCTACGAGCGCAAGGGCCTCATCTCAAGCGAGCGCACGGCGGGCAACCAACGGCGGTATCGCCGCGACACGTTGCGCCGGGTGGCGTTCATCAGGGTGTCGCAACGGGTGGGCATCCCGCTGGCGGAGATCGGTCAGGCGCTGCGGTCGCTGCCCGACGGACGCACGCCGACCAAGAAGGACTGGGCGCGGCTGTCGTCGATCTGGCGCGAGGCGCTCGACGATCGCATCGCCTCGCTGCAGCACCTGCGCAACGACCTCACTGGCTGCATCGGCTGCGGATGCCTCAGCCTGCGCACCTGCACCCTGCAGAATCCCGACGACACCCTCGGCGACACCGGAGACGGCACGGGCCCGCGACGCTGGGACGACGCCGTCGAGGTGTGACCCCGGCTCACCGAGCGCGACTCGATGCCAGGGCGGCTCACAGCTCGAAGCGGATGCCCGTTCTCGCCTCCGCGAACTCCCAGACCCGTCGCGCGACGTCGGGATCGGACGACGCCTGACTCGGCTCCTGCATGACGGGTTCACCGCGCATCAGCCAGTGCGGGCCCCAGTAGCTGCCGCCGACGGCATCTTGTCTCGTCGCCGCCGCGAGCACGCTGTGCGCGCCGCGTTGCTTGCTCTGCGTGAACGACGCCTGCAGCGAGTCGACGAACACGGTGCCGCGCGTCGGCTCGTTGACGCCGGGGATGCGCGGGGTGCGTCCGCTGATCGAGTACCCGGGGTGCGCGACGGTGCTCGACGCGCTCAGCTCGGCCGCGCGCATCCTGCGATCCAATTCGAACCCGAACGACTCGAGCGCCGTCTTCGACTGGGCATAGGCCCGCCACGGCGTGTACTCGAGCTCGAGCTGCAGGTCGCCGACCAGAAAGCGGTTCAGTCGGGTGGCGAGGCTGCCGAGACTCACCACCCGCGCACCGGGGGTGCGCACGATCACGGGCAGCAGCGCGGCGATCAGGGCGAAGTGCCCCAGCATGTTCGTGGCGAGCACCAGCTCGTCGCCGCCGGCCGTGAGCCGGCGCTGTTCCGGCGGGTGCACCATGCCGGCGTTCGCCACCACGAGGTCGAGACGCTCGCGCCTGGCCAGCGCGGATGCCGCGACCGCGACGCTGTCGGCATCCGCGGTGTCGAGGTGCACGACCTCGAGTGACGCGGCGACGCCCTCCGCGGCGCAACGTGCACGGATGGCCCGCACCGCGGCATCCGCTCTCCCTGCGTCGCGGCAGGCGAGGATGACGTGAGCGCCCGCGCGAGCCAGCGCGGCACTCGTGAAGAACCCGATGCCCTTGTTCGCCCCCGTGACGAGTGCCGTTCGGCCCGTCTGGTCGGTGACGTCCGCGCCGCTCACGCCCGCCCGCCGATCACTCGGCGCCCGGCGCTGCTCCCGCTTGAACGTGATGATGGATGACTTCGGCGACCACGAAGTTGAACCACTTCTCGGCGAACTCGGGGTCGAGATGGCTCTCGACCGCGAGCGCGCGCAGGCGCCGGATCTGTTCGCGTTCCCGCTCGGGGTCCGCGGCCGGAAGCCCGTGCTCCGCCT from Humibacter ginsenosidimutans harbors:
- a CDS encoding MFS transporter translates to MSETTDAPCDETTHAHDEPTSGIRVASDPVTVPSPDADDRATEAREPGDPAGEPTERTESTHSTEPTDAAPDQGVLGRRYRWITIGMSSLVLFVAFEAMAVTTVMPVIARELNGSSLYTLAFSGSLAISVVGMVVAGSWCDRRGPSTVLVTAVVLFVAGLAIAGLAPSMIVLVIGRLVQGLGGGALTVALYVVVARWYPTRLQPMVFVGFSTAWVLPSLIGPFLAGVVAQTVGWRWIFLGVIVVAVAGLLMIRRVLTGIPDERNDDVSWQPWRVVWALVAAVAVLVLGFATEFTQAWRWVTLVLGLAVLAIALRPLLPRGTLRGVAGLPSVILTRILISGAQLASEVYVPYLLIDRYGLPPAVAGLALTGGAVAWSGGSWVQGKLGHRMRNRGWVVLGVLSIVFGVGATMLVAVLALSPYVLFGVWAFAGLGMGMALPRLTVLMFGYSTRETQGFNSSAQAIADAVGGASAVAVAGLVFTSLAGLAGSGPYSAVFVFGTVLTLLALVTAMRVGGSRAGVQAGQPS
- the purL gene encoding phosphoribosylformylglycinamidine synthase subunit PurL, with translation MATEQNLDTVDNAAATPDKEQPYAALGLKPDEYARIREILGRRPTSGELAMYSVMWSEHCSYKSSKKYLRQFGQKVTPEMKKNLMVGIGENAGVVDVGEGWAVTFKVESHNHPSYIEPFQGAATGVGGIVRDIISMGARPVAVMDQLRFGKIDEADTARVVHGVVGGISFYGNCLGLPNIGGETYFDPVYQGNPLVNALSVGVLRHEDLHLANASGVGNKVVLFGARTGGDGIGGASILASDTFADGGPTKRPAVQVGDPFAEKVLIECCLELFEKKLVEGIQDLGAAGISCATSELASNGDGGMFVELDNVLLRDPTLTAEEILMSESQERMMAVVTPDKLDAFLAVTAKWDVETSVLGEVTDTGRLIINWHGEKIVDVDPRTVAVDGPVYDRPVAYPAWIDALQADSAVVLARPEASTDEGRAQLRDQFLALVGSPNLADKSWITNQYDYYVGGNTALAFPDDGGMIRVDEHSGLGFAIATDANGRYGQLDPKQAARLALAEAYRNVAVTGAVPAAVTDCLNFGSPENPEVMWQFSQAIEGLSDACLELGVPVTGGNVSFYNQTGDVPIFPTTVAGVLGVIDDVARRIPSGWQDAGDNIYLLGVTREELDGSAWAGTVHGHLGGRPPAVDLDGEKRLAELIQAGSMESLIASAHDLSDGGLAQALAESVLRFGVGARVWLTEIVERDGVDAATALFSESTGRVIVSVPREDDVKFRGLCEGRDYPVLRIGVTDAVVGEQPVLEVQDIFTVGLEELRATHQATLAEHFGPVVGQSSAQEYYTPGEETYRG
- a CDS encoding IclR family transcriptional regulator — its product is MSQTIQRATELIEFIAEAPRTLADCAARFDSHRSTVFRQLQTLQQAGFLLHGSDSRYTIGPRIISIAHEALDHIDLRRVAHDELRALHSRVGNTIHLAQLLEDSIVYIDKVEDTNGVRMYSRIGKPVLPHCTGVGKVILSRLPVQRRDEVLAGTDWSRHTPSTLTSRAALDSQLEVIAERGWGVDDGEFEDFMNCIAAPVSNSTGDILGAISISSIRVVNDLDALTAHVDELLETAARISRQLG
- the soxR gene encoding redox-sensitive transcriptional activator SoxR, with amino-acid sequence MPQVTGGAHRMLTVGELSERSGVAASALHFYERKGLISSERTAGNQRRYRRDTLRRVAFIRVSQRVGIPLAEIGQALRSLPDGRTPTKKDWARLSSIWREALDDRIASLQHLRNDLTGCIGCGCLSLRTCTLQNPDDTLGDTGDGTGPRRWDDAVEV
- a CDS encoding SDR family NAD(P)-dependent oxidoreductase — encoded protein: MSGADVTDQTGRTALVTGANKGIGFFTSAALARAGAHVILACRDAGRADAAVRAIRARCAAEGVAASLEVVHLDTADADSVAVAASALARRERLDLVVANAGMVHPPEQRRLTAGGDELVLATNMLGHFALIAALLPVIVRTPGARVVSLGSLATRLNRFLVGDLQLELEYTPWRAYAQSKTALESFGFELDRRMRAAELSASSTVAHPGYSISGRTPRIPGVNEPTRGTVFVDSLQASFTQSKQRGAHSVLAAATRQDAVGGSYWGPHWLMRGEPVMQEPSQASSDPDVARRVWEFAEARTGIRFEL
- a CDS encoding chorismate mutase, whose protein sequence is MPENDRQDDRARAIETLHSIRESIDNIDAALIHLLAERFKFTQQVGVLKAEHGLPAADPEREREQIRRLRALAVESHLDPEFAEKWFNFVVAEVIHHHVQAGAAPGAE